ATTACGCGCTAATGCGTAGCTTTGATAACTTAATGTAATTAACACCAAACAAACAAGATTATTACGGGGATGCGTTTTCAACACCATAGCGAAGTTTAACAACATTCACCGACTGCAATCGAGAAACTAGCGCCGCATTTAGTAAGCTATAAAGGGATGGAAATGCTTcaggttttttttataaagggaCATGCAAATAGGACATTATTGCTGCCTTATATGAAGACCAAAGTGCCCTTTTAACTGTAGGTAGCAATTAAGGAAGGTCTCGTGGCAATTTGATGTTCCTATTGTTACCTTTTCGCTGGAATTTTCAGAATACAAAACAACATACTATATAACATCATCGAAAAATACATTTATCAAAGCGAACGTACACACGAAGAAACAGAAAATAATGTgcatttttgaataaatataaattattaagGATGCGCTGGATTTCGCACTCTACCCCAATATTCACCATGTAAATCATGGTCAAGGATTACTAGCGAATTCAAGCGAATCAATATGAACTTCTAACATTGCACTTTTAGAAAAACATCCTTTGAATTGCAAGTTCTCCCGCAAAGCACGCAACCGCTGCCAACGCACCATCCAAAAGTATATAAAAAATGCCAGCCAGATCTTTCCATCGCAGTCTAAAAGGGTGTGAAAAGTCATGATTCCTTGGACTGGTTATATCTCGTATCCATTTCTCCAAAAGTCCTGAACCCCCGATTGCCAGCAAGTCTCTTGTAAATATCTCCTTCAAATGCGAATTTTTTCGAAGAACGAGCATGGATCGCCCGAGAATCCTTAGATCCTTAGCGTAGAGAGTGCTTTTCATAGTTAAGTCCTTTTTCTGACGTTTCAAGTCGAAGAGATTAATATTCAACTTAGATGTTATCACGGTTCCTTTATAGTTGCTGTCGTCTAATTTACCCAACATTTCGTCCGCGGTTTTATTGGTGCATGCTAACCTGCAGTGAAGACGACTTTAGAAGGACAATTACAAATCAAAAAGTGAAAGGTTACCTTTTTACTAACATGTCCCCCTTAATTTTTTCACAATACTGACTTTCCGCGAAAACTGG
The DNA window shown above is from Hermetia illucens chromosome 5, iHerIll2.2.curated.20191125, whole genome shotgun sequence and carries:
- the LOC119657743 gene encoding uncharacterized protein LOC119657743, with the protein product MVLQYAAPTLRNFVIGASVRNPVMNLVSSGLGGGIPRVPKRNFARTLVLYWILLSFVIRNAYVGKQFDIMRVDTKYWALDTYEKIEKSGYPVFAESQYCEKIKGDMLVKRLACTNKTADEMLGKLDDSNYKGTVITSKLNINLFDLKRQKKDLTMKSTLYAKDLRILGRSMLVLRKNSHLKEIFTRDLLAIGGSGLLEKWIRDITSPRNHDFSHPFRLRWKDLAGIFYILLDGALAAVACFAGELAIQRMFF